The following nucleotide sequence is from Macaca fascicularis isolate 582-1 chromosome 15, T2T-MFA8v1.1.
agtagagaaaatattttaaattttaaattttataaatgtctattcatatttcATCTAGGTTTCTATTTGTATGCAGTCAGCTTACAATGAAGGAACACTAATGAAGGTACAAGTACTGATATAGATAATTTTTCAGAATAAGTAATTCATATATAACAAACAGGCAGTATATTATACGCATCATCTAGTTATGGGAATGGGAGGGGCAAACTTGTCTGCCACAGGAATCCCCTGCTGCTTTTCCTCTGGCCTTACTTGGAGCCCccatctcccatctcagccagTCTCAGACTGGTCTTGGCAACTGACGACTTGAAAACTCAGTCTGCTTACAAATTGGATACTGCTCACATGTGCATAGAGGATaggaaagaaattaattttcttatagaataaggttctattttttttaatgagggaGTGATAAATTAGTAATAATTACGCAAAACACAAAAGTCTGAAAATGTGCTGGACCTACCTCTGGATATAGCTAAGTTGAGTTGGCAATCACTTGGCAAGATATAATTAGGGGAAAAATGACCTGGAAATCTTCTAAGATCACAGAATAACATTGATGTTTTGaacttgactttttaatggttgGCTTTGTTCAtcactaaatttttgttttgtttttccttctagttTCAGAAAATTACAGGTGATGCTAGAATTCCTTTGCCTCTCGACTCCTTCCCTGTCCCAGTTTCTACTCCAGAGACCTTAGGAACTTCCATCGACAACCTGGGAGTCCCAGCCGCTGAGCAGCGGCAGGAGTCTTTTGAGGGATTCATTGCTAGAATGTGTTCTCCTTTACCAGATGCGACTTCTGGAACTGGAagtcaaagaaaagaagaggagttGTCCAGAAATAGCAGATCTTCTTCAGAGAAAAAGACCAAAACAGGTGAATATACCAAAAAACACTCTGGTAAGAAACACCCTGGAAAGGACCTGCATTCCTGCTCTGACTCTCCTGAAAACCGGAAAAGCAAAGGAACTGGGGAAACTAGTTCTTTGGTTAATGAATCAATTAAAAATAGGTCTTTGAAAAAATCTGTttctgtcaagaaagaaaatagaatagtgaCTGTTTCATCCAagacaaataaaagtaaatccaGTCCACTAGAACATTCTGAAAGTGATACTCTTGGATCTGATTTTGAATTTCAAGAAAGCATCCATTCTCTATCACGCCTTTCATACgactaaatattttgaaattatgtttttgcctttaaattttaataaattttcttatgtttttattatgGCATATGGTGTCTTAAAATATAGGATTGGAAGCCACTAAAGGAAGATTTCTCTGTACTTTTTATTATAATGAAATTTTTGgtctatttttccctttgatAGTTTACAACGTTCATTCAGCAATTGTTTACTGAGGGGCTAGTATGTATAATATCATTCTGGGTGCTATGGCTTTCAGCAGTGGACAAAACAAAGCCTTTACTCTCAAGGAACTAATATTCTGTGGAGGgagaaaacagaacaacaaaGGAGAATATGATGAATAGAAAGGGATGGGAATGAATACATGGAATAATTTTACCATTTGGTTAAAtgtggaaataaatatatatcacatGGCCAGAAGCCATTGACATATTCTAATATATAACCAGAGCAGTAAACATGTCTAGATGCTTAAGCATGTTCATGGATTATAGCAACCCTATAAGATAGggaactattaatattattatgcCCATCTTATAGATGGGGAGCCTGAGGAGACAGATTATGTGAATTGCCCAAAGTTGCACTGCTGTAAATAGGTGGTAGGGCTGGGATCTGAACCAGAACCCATACTTTAAGCAGCTATTGTGTTTCACTGTTAAGAGAGGAACCACTTAAggaagattccaagaaaaaagCCAATGAACACTATAAGTAGAAAAGAGTGGCGCTCTCAGAAAGCACACCTaggtagaattttttaaaggcagagttaGTAAGAGTATGGACATAAATCTTTGGAGTAAATATCCCTCCCTGGTAAAATATGCATAGGTAAGTCCTTTCCTACAACCAGACTATGACTTGAGAGATGAGATGAGAGAAAAGCTGGAGTGTTGGATTTCTTCTGGATGGTCTTGCCTGATTGTTATCAAAAGGGCTACTACATTACTACTGAGTTCATTAATCATGGATTGACTGTTATGGGAATGAAACAATGAACAAGATGTAATCTTGGCCTTTTAACAGTCGGGTGAAGGGGAGACACACAAGCAGATGGTGTAATACTGTATATTACGTTCTATGGTGGGAATGCTGAGGGAGTTTAGTCAGTGTTTGGGGAAAAAGGAGGAGAGCAGTGGGTCCAAGAAAGGCCAACTAAAGAGACCAAAGGTCATGTTAATTTCTAAGCTAAGTCTTAAAGGACGAATTAGAGGTTGGTGAATAAGGAGATGAAGGGGAAGGATACTCAGGGCAGAGGGAATAGCATGAGTAGAAGTACAGAGCTGTAAgtgtgagtatgtgtgtttgAGGAACCACAAACACAAGTAATTGAGAGTTACCGAAATGTCATCAGGCACTGGCAGATGTCGCTCAAGGAGGCAGCTAGGGGAACGAGATTGGGTTTTATAATCTACATTGCATGGAGCTGGTTCTTTTTCTTCAGTAAATAATGAGCTAGTAAAGAATGGAAATGATATGCTCAGGCTTGCATTTAAGATCATTAGCTTTAGGCTGATACATTAAAGAAGTATGGAGATCAG
It contains:
- the CEP78 gene encoding centrosomal protein of 78 kDa isoform X21, with product MAYCRTCKKAQQPGFPVTVTVESPSSSEIEEVDDSSESVHEVPEKTSIKQEALQEKLEECLKQLKEERVIRLKADKRVSELEHENAQLRNINFSLSEALHAQSLTNMILDDEGVLGSIENSFQKFHAFLDLLKDAGLGQLATMAGIDQSDFQLLGHPQMTSTVSNPPKEEKKALEDERPEPKQNALGQMQNIQVSICMQSAYNEGTLMKFQKITGDARIPLPLDSFPVPVSTPETLGTSIDNLGVPAAEQRQESFEGFIARMCSPLPDATSGTGSQRKEEELSRNSRSSSEKKTKTGEYTKKHSGKKHPGKDLHSCSDSPENRKSKGTGETSSLVNESIKNRSLKKSVSVKKENRIVTVSSKTNKSKSSPLEHSESDTLGSDFEFQESIHSLSRLSYD